The following proteins come from a genomic window of Aspergillus oryzae RIB40 DNA, chromosome 4:
- a CDS encoding uncharacterized protein (predicted protein), with protein MASAKSELSQTLQDITHAKLRELSRKQEIFLSHKATTLQTVQALDSKIERLAALSNGLKTCFGIPVVNGRMIRGHTSNHERLEITLANIDRFLKQAQYDPSISPSIMQRWQQSLLSNLEMQTLKYEFATLFGQLTMEWLSTKKGPPPDDDVSMSEEPEQLPGAEKLESRKQWEDAVFTPLELDTDEIELLLSELFQNPSKDAKDIRVAFKELQRKVQVFEESLTYSRLFSASTLRWTISGLMASDLLTEEKRTVLKDFLNNAIILDELSDVLNMRMTALDAWSWGTEVPIEQRRQLNGTYNIYMHEDLIQAIFLQYLGVKWSVFFKSAFTEFRKASGVWKSPGSNIPEIDKSRREFFLGYRSPKHSVQSTREKIYQKGSRGAAVFFEEEAGVDEGEDSDDDYDTDNGREVFNPKNPMDAKQNLLHLLATDILIKTQLEGELTCFRSKYDSLNPDLSHATIHAVLGFFGVSEKWLGFFQRFLKAPLKFIDDPHAEPRQRQRGTPGAHVLSDVFGESILFCLDFMINQKTEGELLWRVHDDFWFWSSNHQTCVTAWNAIQRFNKTMGISLDPLKTGTAQVQHKATKSPTSLDPALPPGQVRWGMLYLNPDSGHFEIDQQMVDSHVEELNRQLKDQVRSVFGWIQAWNSYATTFFTSNFGKPANCFGRKHVDMMLATHERIQRVVFSLDAEGGKSDVSVIQFLRDIICQRFNITSVPDGYFFLPIELGGLELSSPFIQLVGLRDSLIEDPTTLLDKFLEAERDAYASAKVRYEQRLNSTQHAAIHNQGFYPDDAHTFISFEEYIRYRELLGYGFTGELKEVYEKLLQRPEQQHIECDPNGAVFRELNQLSGHQNLRGIKSNWRNMDAYWKWVAELYGQEIIDRFGGFNIVDPGLLPIGMVSLFRSGRIQWQE; from the exons ATGGCATCTGCGAAGAGTGAGCTCTCCCAAACGCTGCAGGATATTACTCATGCCAAGCTGCGGGAGCTTTCCAGAAAACAAGAGATCTTCCTCAGCCATAAAGCTACGACACTACAGACCGTACAGGCATTGGACTCCAAGATCGAGAGACTTGCGGCGTTATCTAATGGCCTCAAGACGTGCTTCGGAATTCCAGTGGTGAACGGTCGCATGATCCGTGGCCATACCAGCAACCATGAGCGCTTGGAGATCACGCTTGCAAATATCGATCGGTTTCTTAAGCAGGCTCAATATGACCCGTCTATCTCACCATCCATCATGCAACGATGGCAGCAGTCTCTACTCAGCAATCTCGAGATGCAAACCCTCAAATACGAGTTTGCCACACTTTTTGGCCAGCTGACCATGGAATGGCTGTCGACTAAGAAAGGTCCCCCACCAGATGACGATGTCTCCATGTCTGAAGAGCCAGAGCAGCTTCCGGGCGCTGAGAAGTTGGAGTCCCGGAAACAATGGGAAGATGCCGTCTTCACTCCGCTTGAACTCGACACAGATGAAATTGAACTTCTACTCAGCGAGCTCTTCCAGAACCCGTCGAAAGATGCTAAAGATATACGGGTCGCCTTTAAAGAGCTCCAAAGAAAAGTGCAAGTGTTCGAAGAGTCATTGACGTACTCTCGTTTATTTTCCGCGAGCACACTACGATGGACGATCTCGGGCCTGATGGCGTCCGATCTGCTGACCGAAGAAAAGCGGACGGTTTTAAAAGACTTCTTGAATAACGCGATCATCCTGGATGAGCTCTCCGATGTGCTGAACATGCGCATGACAGCCCTGGACGCTTGGTCCTGGGGTACAGAAGTTCCCATCGAACAGCGACGCCAACTGAACGGAACCTATAACATTTATATGCACGAGGATCTGATCCAGGCCATCTTCTTGCAATACCTCGGTGTCAAATGGTCGGTTTTCTTTAAGAGCGCCTTTACGGAGTTCCGAAAAGCGAGTGGCGTGTGGAAATCGCCCGGAAGTAATATTCCAGAAATTGACAAGAGCCGTCGCGAGTTCTTCCTAGGCTATCGATCACCCAAACACAGCGTGCAATCTACACGGGAGAAAATATATCAGAAGGG GTCGAGAGGAGCAGCAGTtttcttcgaggaggaagctggCGTTGATGAGGGTGAAGATAGcgatgatgattatgataCTGACAATGGGCGTGAGGTTTTCAACCCCAAAAATCCAATGGATGCCAAACAAAACCTGTTGCACCTCTTAGCCACTGACATTTTGATCAAGACTCAACTTGAGGGAGAGCTGACTTGCTTTCGCTCGAAATATGATTCTCTAAACCCGGACTTGTCCCACGCAACTATTCATGCAGTCCTTGGATTTTTTGGTGTTTCTGAGAAATGGCTAGGGTTTTTCCAGCGCTTCTTGAAAGCACCGCTCAAGTTCATTGATGACCCTCACGCTGAGCCTCGTCAGCGTCAGCGAGGTACTCCTGGAGCCCATGTACTCAGTGACGTGTTTGGGGAGTCCATTCTCTTCTGTCTCGACTTTATGATCAACCAGAAGACTGAGGGCGAGCTCCTCTGGCGAGTTCACGATGacttctggttctggtcATCAAACCATCAGACCTGCGTAACCGCATGGAATGCGATCCAAAGATTCAACAAGACAATGGGAATCTCTCTAGATCCATTAAAAACAGGTACTGCCCAGGTCCAGCACAAAGCTACAAAAAGCCCGACCAGCCTCGATCCCGCCTTACCCCCTGGACAGGTCAGATGGGGCATGCTATACCTCAACCCCGACTCGGGGCATTTTGAAATCGACCAGCAAATGGTAGACAGCCACGTTGAGGAGTTGAACCGCCAATTAAAAGACCAGGTCAGAAGCGTCTTTGGTTGGATTCAGGCATGGAACTCGTATGCGACAACATTCTTCACGTCCAACTTCGGCAAGCCTGCCAACTGCTTCGGGCGCAAGCATGTTGATATGATGCTCGCCACCCATGAACGAATCCAGCGCGTAGTGTTTTCCCTTGATGCTGAAGGTGGCAAAAGTGACGTTAGTGTAATCCAGTTCCTCCGGGATATAATCTGCCAACGCTTTAACATCACCTCTGTGCCGGACGGTTACTTCTTTCTCCCGATCGAACTTGGCGGTCTCGAGCTTTCTAGTCCCTTCATTCAGCTGGTAGGCTTACGAGACTCTCTCATCGAAGATCCGACTACTCTTTTAGATAAATTCTTGGAAGCGGAACGGGACGCGTACGCCTCGGCCAAAGTGCGCTACGAGCAACGCCTCAACAGTACCCAACATGCAGCCATACATAATCAAGGCTTCTACCCGGACGACGCGCACACATTTATCTCATTTGAGGAATATATTCGGTATCGTGAGCTACTCGGCTATGGCTTCACTGGTGAGCTAAAGGAGGTATATGAAAAGCTTCTACAACGCCCCGAGCAACAGCATATTGAATGCGATCCGAACGGTGCCGTGTTCCGGGAGCTGAACCAGCTTTCCGGCCACCAGAACCTGAGAGGAATCAAAAGCAATTGGAGAAATATGGATGCGTATTGGAAATGGGTGGCCGAACTCTACGGGCAGGAGATTATCGACCGATTCGGCGGGTTTAACATTGTCGATCCTGGGCTGTTGCCTATCGGGATGGTGAGTTTGTTCCGCAGCGGGAGGATCCAGTGGCAGGAATGA
- a CDS encoding uncharacterized protein (predicted protein): protein MRIAIAGSGAMARYICDEFPKYGHQVVILSRSEKPIFNGRPNISQVVTDYSVDSLVAAIDNCEMLISMILSYGTDFIDAHLNLIKACQLSPKCKRFVPSEYGGDVETYPDMPLFYYHTREPIRKALREQSELEWTIVSVGWLADYVVPSRNRYLADIGPAFPIDLATNQIVIPGTGNDHIDLTAARDLAAALAMLANAPSWEPYLYISGEKTTWNDLAKLVQQRYPSMTEVKRIGLGQLLNTIQTSTDEEEILLSHYQISTPLGGGSLDPELVQRHRRKFFAGLHFRKPEDLIREAFTNGNTIV, encoded by the coding sequence ATGCGCATTGCTATAGCTGGTTCTGGCGCCATGGCCAGGTATATCTGCGACGAATTCCCCAAGTATGGCCATCAGGTTGTTATACTGTCACGAAGCGAAAAGCCGATCTTCAACGGCCGTCCCAACATTTCGCAAGTTGTCACGGATTACTCAGTTGACTCGTTGGTCGCTGCAATCGACAACTGTGAGATGTTGATCTCCATGATCCTCTCCTATGGAACTGATTTCATCGACGCGCACCTGAACCTAATCAAAGCATGCCAGCTCAGCCCCAAATGCAAGCGTTTTGTCCCATCCGAGTACGGGGGTGATGTGGAGACCTACCCAGACATGCCTCTCTTTTATTACCACACGCGCGAGCCTATCCGAAAGGCATTGCGGGAGCAATCGGAGTTGGAGTGGACAATTGTTAGTGTCGGTTGGCTCGCGGACTATGTGGTTCCTTCAAGGAACAGATATCTTGCTGATATTGGTCCGGCATTTCCTATCGACCTTGCAACGAACCAGATTGTCATCCCAGGTACAGGAAATGACCATATTGACCTCACCGCGGCCCGTGATCTTGCCGCAGCATTGGCAATGCTCGCCAATGCACCTTCGTGGGAGCCCTATCTCTACATCTCCGGCGAAAAGACTACTTGGAATGACCTTGCGAAACTTGTCCAGCAGCGATACCCTAGTATGACTGAAGTCAAACGGATTGGTCTTGGACAGCTTCTCAATACAATTCAGACATCgacggatgaagaggagattTTGCTATCACACTATCAGATATCCACGCCACTAGGAGGCGGCTCGCTCGATCCGGAATTGGTGCAGCGTCATCGCCGCAAGTTTTTTGCCGGGTTGCATTTCCGGAAACCAGAAGATCTCATCAGAGAGGCATTTACAAATGGTAATACTATTGTTTGA
- a CDS encoding ankyrin repeat domain-containing protein (ankyrin repeat), with product MTSRIILIKELATISSLSTNVEQQLRYQLLQIEHRTYLWLYLAIDDIHNRFQESLDPTKMSIKLIPSSVNEAYKRILARVPLNQVNTVRLILQIIVSARRPLTIQEMGMALGIGRSSRSQTAAKARINPGILVQRVRRLCGLFVFVNNSKIYLIHQTAREFLVKRNIAHKPSSRYSFQWQDAERTMSQICIRYLGMDDLEANQEQTESDIQCFLSYSAEYWADHVRGMSSSQQQEMVDLVHGVYSTTTGRYRMWFPIFWKSVGLFDGYHARRSLPKLDAVHLAAFNGHSHVLRLIITSEENTINKKDSTGATALMWASYNGYYEAVEMLLSKGADINAQGRQYETALQVACCRGHDQVVQILLEKGANIHHFSGKYGNALQAASLGGHDRIVQMILEKGAYVNISGGYGGTALQYACLGGHDQVVQILLEKGANIHHFSGKYGNALQAASLGGHDRIVQMLLERGADVNAGGGHDGSALQAASSEGHVQIVQMLLEKGADVNADGGHFGSALQVASSKGHVQIVQMLLENGANVNDVVLPDVSGKVHSRFPVGCVSS from the exons ATGACATCTAGAATAATTTTAA TTAAAGAATTGGCTACAATATCAAGTCTTTCGACTAACGTGGAGCAGCAACTAAGATATCAACTACTTCAGATAGAACACCGCACGTATCTGTGGCTATATTTAGCtattgatgatatccacAACAGATTCCAGGAAAGCCTTGACCCCACTAAGATGTCCATTAAATTAATACCATCTTCCGTAAATGAAGCATATAAGAGGATTCTCGCTCGAGTCCCACTTAACCAAGTTAATACGGTGAGATTAATTCTTCAGATTATTGTTAGTGCCCGGCGTCCTTTGACAATACAGGAAATGGGAATGGCATTGGGAATAGGGAGGTCTTCCAGGTCGCAAACTGCAGCAAAGGCTAGGATAAATCCAGGAATCTTGGTTCAAAGAGTACGGCGATTATGCGGCCTATTTGTATTTGTCAACAACTCAAAGATCTATCTCATACACCAGACAGCCAGGGAGTTTCTTGTTAAGAGAAATATAGCCCACAAACCTAGCTCAAGGTACTCCTTCCAATGGCAAGACGCCGAAAGAACAATGTCTCAAATCTGCATTCGATACTTGGGGATGGATGACTTGGAAGCCAACCAAGAACAAACAGAATCTGATATACAATGTTTTCTGTCATATTCAGCAGAGTACTGGGCTGACCATGTTCGAGGGATGTCCTCGTCACAACAGCAAGAAATGGTTGATCTGGTACATGGCGTATACAGCACCACAACGGGGAGATATAGAATGTGGTTCCCTATATTTTGGAAATCTGTTGGGTTATTTGACGGGTATCATGCAAGGCGGTCGTTGCCCAAATTGGATGCAGTACACCTGGCGGCTTTCAACGGACATAGCCATGTGTTAAGATTGATCATCACATCAGAGGAGAATACTATAAACAAAAAGGATAGCACTGGAGCTACTGCTTTGATGTGGGCCTCATATAATGGCTACTATGAGGCTGTGGAAATGCTGTTGAGCAAAGGAGCCGATATCAACGCTCAAGGTCGACAATATGAAACTGCCCTGCAGGTTGCTTGTTGCAGAGGACATGACCAGGTCGTTCAGATACTATTGGAGAAAGGAGCCAATATCCACCATTTCAGTGGAAAATATGGAAATGCCCTGCAGGCTGCCTCTCTCGGAGGACATGACCGGATCGTTCAGATGATATTGGAGAAAGGAGCCTATGTAAACATATCTGGTGGATATGGTGGAACTGCCCTGCAGTATGCTTGTCTCGGAGGACATGACCAGGTCGTTCAGATACTATTGGAGAAAGGAGCCAATATCCACCATTTCAGTGGAAAATATGGAAATGCCCTGCAGGCTGCCTCTCTCGGAGGACATGACCGGATCGTTCAGATGCTATTGGAGAGAGGAGCCGATGTCAACGCTGGTGGTGGACACGATGGATCTGCCCTGCAGGCTGCTTCTTCGGAAGGACATGTCCAGATTGTGCAGATGCTGTTGGAGAAAGGAGCCGATGTCAACGCTGATGGTGGACACTTTGGATCTGCCCTACAGgttgcttcttccaaagGACATGTTCAGATTGTGCAGATGCTGTTGGAGAATGGAGCTAATGTCAATGACGTGGTGCTGCCGGATGTTAGTGGCAAGGTTCATTCTCGTTTTCCTGTGGGCTGCGTTTCAAGTTAA
- a CDS encoding uncharacterized protein (predicted protein) yields MAYTDALRLEVDDETEAKKQIHVSGCDIPRLCLVAAYSWLQEHAFELTNNDIGNNISFSALQEWEPGQPIQTDSPNDSGKLYIPDDFVVLEPTARQMQKMDEAIEVMAGRVLAEYEKNHPN; encoded by the exons ATGGCGTACACGGACGCGCTCCGTCTGGAAGTCGACGACGAAACGGAAGCGAAGAAGCAGATTCATGTCAGTGGCTGCGACATTCCAAGACTGTGTTTGGTGGCTGCTTACAGTTGGCTACAGGAACACGCATTCGAGTTGACCAATAATGACATTGGCAATAATATTTCATTCTCCGCACTCCAAGAGTGGGAGCCTGGGCAGCCC ATCCAAACAGATTCGCCGAATGACTCGGGCAAGCTATACATTCCTGATGACTTCGTCGTTTTGGAACCCACTGCAAGACAAATGCAGAAGATGGACGAAGCTATCGAGGTCATGGCTGGTCGTGTTTTGGCTGAATACGAGAAGAATCATCCCAACTAG
- a CDS encoding uncharacterized protein (predicted protein) produces the protein MYDDTIPDLCMFGGPMDDLDEKDLNEAIADSIHINPRNGTLGLPITGSGMDQRKPKLAMMVGKFWKPGSELRIAFMSGTPWQHDQVKKFAPIWTQYANLKFKFVDYDKSSPPDILINFDPSRGSNSYLGTDSAGVARHGRHSMNLGWINEKTSENARRSTILHEFGHALGAAHEHSSPRAEINWNKEAVYARYSGPPNKWDKAKIDHNVLRKIPDKYTKATEFDPDSIMLYAFPGSLTMDGKGTERKHFLSARDKEFMRFIYPFDTHDVGMFNTIEVATGNKSQQLFVTTVPWNRKYSSPPAMVWGFNHLDIPSNRNLRIQANITDKGLDHFKARIGTWMNSEIHSAGMTWMEVGPDCGFVHTGSVSLRDIPGWQRKPSQNSKRVTFSTPFKHQPKVVCFLTLLDFFQGEDWHVKTYATNIDHTGFTIHMDTRSSGVMHGVCVSWFAYEAGRPDMISGRFSTNDIRVPSQHRHDATSAVIFDKTFSRTPKVLLALDELDYAQAKDLRLRVSTSMVSKDGFTWHLQSWDDSIMYSAGASYLAWAETEKSKSNLNGSGIVIV, from the coding sequence ATGTACGACGACACAATCCCCGACCTGTGTATGTTCGGCGGGCCAATGGACGACCTGGACGAGAAGGACCTTAACGAAGCAATTGCCGACtccatccacatcaaccCTCGCAATGGAACTCTGGGGCTCCCCATCACCGGTTCCGGGATGGACCAAAGAAAGCCCAAACTTGCCATGATGGTGGGTAAATTCTGGAAACCTGGCAGTGAACTGCGTATTGCTTTCATGAGCGGCACACCATGGCAACATGACCAGGTCAAGAAGTTCGCTCCCATCTGGACGCAGTACGCCAATTTGAAGTTCAAATTCGTCGACTACGATAAATCATCGCCGCCAGACATACTGATCAACTTTGACCCATCCAGGGGTTCTAATTCTTACTTGGGGACCGACAGTGCTGGCGTCGCTAGACATGGTAGGCACTCTATGAATCTGGGTTGGATTAATGAGAAGACCAGCGAGAACGCAAGGCGTTCAACTATCCTCCACGAATTCGGGCACGCCCTAGGTGCGGCCCACGAGCATTCCAGTCCGCGCGCTGAGATCAACTGGAACAAAGAAGCTGTGTATGCAAGGTATTCAGGCCCGCCAAACAAGTGGGACAAAGCAAAGATCGACCATAATGTGCTTCGGAAGATTCCGGACAAGTATACCAAAGCCACCGAGTTTGATCCCGATTCAATCATGCTCTATGCCTTCCCAGGCTCGCTGACAATGGATGGGAAGGGAACCGAGCGCAAACACTTCCTCTCTGCTCGGGACAAGGAGTTCATGCGATTCATCTATCCCTTCGACACCCACGATGTGGGCATGTTCAACACTATAGAGGTTGCAACCGGCAACAAGTCGCAGCAGTTGTTCGTCACCACCGTTCCCTGGAACAGGAAGTATTCCTCGCCTCCGGCAATGGTCTGGGGGTTCAATCATCTGGATATCCCCTCTAATCGGAATCTCAGGATCCAGGCCAATATTACTGACAAAGGTCTGGACCATTTCAAAGCAAGGATCGGGACATGGATGAACAGTGAGATCCACTCTGCTGGAATGACGTGGATGGAAGTTGGCCCCGACTGCGGTTTTGTCCATACTGGAAGTGTCTCCCTTCGCGATATTCCTGGCTGGCAAAGGAAACCTAGTCAGAACTCAAAGCGTGTCACCTTCTCGACACCATTCAAACACCAGCCCAAGGTTGTCTGCTTCCTGACACTCCTGGACTTTTTCCAGGGTGAAGATTGGCATGTCAAGACCTACGCGACAAATATCGACCACACTGGCTTCACCATCCACATGGATACCAGGTCGAGTGGCGTTATGCATGGGGTTTGTGTCAGTTGGTTTGCCTATGAGGCTGGCCGACCGGACATGATTAGCGGACGCTTTTCGACAAACGACATCCGGGTGCCGAGCCAGCACAGGCATGATGCGACGTCCGCTGTGATCTTTGACAAGACCTTCTCGCGTACGCCCAAGGTCTTGTTGGCCCTGGATGAGCTGGACTATGCCCAGGCAAAAGACCTGCGCCTGCGAGTCAGCACATCGATGGTGTCAAAGGATGGTTTTACCTGGCATCTCCAGTCTTGGGACGATTCAATAATGTACAGTGCCGGCGCGTCCTACCTTGCCTGGGCTGAGACAGAAAAGTCCAAGTCTAACTTGAATGGAAGTGGGATTGTGATTGTATAG
- a CDS encoding threonine/serine exporter family protein (uncharacterized conserved protein), whose product MRMTANVLEIQGQFMYLPGCMIVSFDDPLTRTAEVHMISVVPGLELGRLARTHNIYKNVVHDRISVEEAISELNQLMERKSRYHSAWSLIFLSGLASVAVGPWAFDARPIDMPIIFVLGCLLGFMQNVLAPASPVYSNVFEVSVAILMSFLARAFGSIRVGGEPVFCFSALTQSSIALILPGFSVLCSSLELQSHQIVAGSIRLVYTIIYSLFLGYGITVGITIYGLLDSNATTESSCPSESLSIYGNEYIQHFVFVAIYCAVAAVLNQARWKQLPVTVFLGVSGYVANYFSQALDSRLASTISAFAIGLLANLYSRLWHGHAAAAIVPGMFTLVSSGLATSGSIMSGLAYAESVKNNTVSKASTSNTAVQQSLYGLGLSMVQTALGITVGLFFSALVVYPRGKQRSGLFNL is encoded by the coding sequence ATGCGGATGACAGCCAACGTGCTGGAGATCCAGGGCCAGTTCATGTACTTGCCGGGATGCATGATCGTCTCCTTCGACGACCCGCTCACCAGGACCGCAGAAGTCCACATGATTTCGGTGGTGCCGGGGTTAGAATTGGGACGTCTAGCACGCACGCACAACATCTATAAAAACGTAGTCCATGACCGAATCAGCGTTGAAGAGGCCATCAGCGAACTCAACCAGCTCATGGAGCGTAAAAGTCGCTACCATAGCGCATGGAGCTTGATCTTCCTGTCCGGGTTAGCCAGTGTCGCCGTCGGTCCCTGGGCCTTTGACGCGCGACCCATCGATATGCCGATTATCTTTGTCCTCGGCTGCCTTCTCGGGTTCATGCAGAACGTGCTGGCCCCGGCGTCACCCGTCTATTCCAATGTCTTCGAGGTCAGCGTCGCGATTTTAATGTCCTTTCTGGCCCGTGCATTTGGCAGCATCCGAGTTGGGGGAGAACCGGTGTTCTGTTTTTCCGCTCTGACCCAGTCCTCCATTGCGCTGATCCTGCCTGGGTTCTCCGTTCTGTGCAGCAGTCTCGAGTTGCAGTCCCATCAGATCGTGGCTGGCTCGATCCGATTAGTTTATACGATCATCtattctctcttcttgggTTACGGCATCACGGTGGGCATCACGATCTACGGTCTCCTCGACAGCAATGCCACCACAGAGTCCTCATGCCCCTCCGAGAGTCTCTCCATCTATGGTAACGAATACATTCAACACTTTGTGTTCGTCGCGATCTACTGTGCGGTCGCCGCGGTGCTGAATCAGGCCCGGTGGAAGCAACTCCCGGTCACGGTATTCCTAGGTGTGAGCGGGTACGTAGCGAATTACTTCAGCCAGGCGTTGGATAGTCGACTGGCCAGTACGATTTCCGCGTTTGCCATTGGGCTGCTTGCCAACTTGTATTCGCGTCTGTGGCATGGGCATGCGGCGGCGGCCATTGTTCCAGGCATGTTCACCTTGGTCTCGTCGGGTTTAGCGACGAGCGGATCTATCATGTCGGGGTTGGCCTACGCTGAGTCGGTTAAAAATAATACAGTCTCTAAAGCGTCCACCTCCAACACGGCCGTGCAACAATCACTGTACGGTCTGGGCCTCAGTATGGTCCAAACCGCCCTCGGAATCACTGTgggtttgttcttttcggCTTTGGTCGTGTATCCCCGCGGAAAACAGAGAAGCGGACTGTTCAATCTTTGA
- a CDS encoding uncharacterized protein (predicted protein), producing the protein MASKGCRMVVRPHHSSLLDQNQPSLPPPKRPRLLDGCEYPNTRICSGREPITVPPRQHIVVTALVSSIPENLSKINNVQRTRVELERPKWQRKVAAAATTTAATAFAATAMAAGAQRRLRRTPSTNDNLVLPCLALGDESSPFLGISSFDNGLEVLVHDRRTEVFDVCNRSDHTILVGLGGLREVGIPVPCVDCLFPLCEKIWDVRHVSRVQWTASWEETL; encoded by the coding sequence ATGGCCAGCAAGGGTTGCAGAATGGTGGTGCGACCTCACCACAGCAGCCTTCTTGATCAAAATCAACCGTCCCTTCCACCTCCGAAACGACCAAGGCTCCTCGATGGATGCGAATACCCTAACACTCGCATATGCAGTGGCCGCGAACCAATAACAGTGCCTCCCCGTCAGCACATTGTAGTCACCGCCCTCGTTAGTAGTATTCCTGAGAATTTGAGCAAGATTAACAACGTTCAAAGAACCCGAGTTGAACTTGAGAGACCAAAGTGGCAACGGAAGGTCGCCGCCGCcgctactactactgctgctactgctttTGCTGCcactgccatggctgctggGGCTCAAAGACGACTTCGACGAACCCCATCGACTAATGATAACCTGGTCCTGCCCTGTCTGGCGCTCGGCGATGAGTCGAGTCCGTTCCTTGGTATCAGTTCGTTCGATAATGGCTTGGAAGTACTCGTGCACGACCGACGAACGGAGGTTTTTGACGTGTGTAACCGATCTGACCACACAATCCTTGTAGGTCTGGGGGGACTTAGAGAGGTAGGAATACCAGTTCCATGTGTTGATtgtctcttccctctttGTGAAAAGATATGGGATGTCCGCCATGTTAGCAGAGTTCAATGGACTGCCAGTTGGGAAGAAACTTTATGA